The following nucleotide sequence is from Halogeometricum borinquense DSM 11551.
GGAAGTCCTCGACGGCGTGTTCGAGACGGACGAAGGCGCGCGTTACCTCGGCGAACTCGGTATCGGCATGAACCGCGCTATCGACCAGTTCACCTACAATATGCTGTTCGACGAGAAGATGGGCGATACTGTCCACATGGCCGTCGGATCCGCGTACCCCGAGACGGTGGGTGAGGAGAACGAAGAGAACGAGAGCGCAGAACACGTGGATATGATTCTGGATATGTCTGAAGACTCCATCATCGAAGTTGACGGGGAGGTCGTCCAGCGCAACGGTACGTTCGTGTTCAAGGACGACTTCGAGTAGTCGCTGGTTGCGACTCCACCTTTTGGTCCAGCTTTTGCGAGCGAACGAAGTGAGCGAGACAAAAGGTGGAACTGGTACGTTCGTGTTCGAGGACGACTTCGAGTAGTCGCTGGTTGCGACTCCGCCTTTTGGTCCAGCTTTTGCGAGCGAACGAAGTGAGCGAGACAAAAGGTGGAACTGGTACGTTCGTGTTCGAGGACGACTTCGAGTAGTCGCTGGTTGCGACTCCGCCTTTTGGTCCAGCTTTTGTGAGCGAACGAAGTGAGCGAGAAAAAGAGTAGCGAGCGTGATACCTTCAAATCAGTTTGTACCTCCTGATTGACAAACAGTCACACATACCGAGTGATTTATCAGGGAGGATTCGAGAACCAATACACACATGCCAAAGGTACTTTGTGCCGAGTGTGGGCGAGATGTGGGGATGCACGAGCTGGAGGCGAAGACGACCACACAGAGGGATGGGTTCGACACGCGCTATCGGTGTCCATACTGCCGAACGGACATCGAAGACGTGACCAGCCAGTTCGTCTGACGACCAACCAGATACCAGCGTCGCGTCTGCGCCAGCATACCAATCAGGTTGCACGGCCGCGTGCAGCCAAGTGTGGGGAGGCTTGCAGACGCGACCGGTATTTTCTACTGAAAACTGCCGATCCGAGAGCGCAGCCGTCGGGAAGCGACAGTCATTCGTCTGAGTCGCTACTCGGGCTGTGAGTTACGTCGAGAGAAGAACGCTGAACCGGAAGCGTCGGCTTACTCGTCGATGTCGAGGTCGAACTGTTCGTTCTCGACGACAGCGTTGAGGACGACGCTCGTATTGGACTCGCGGATGTCAGCATCCGTCAGGAGTTGCTTGATCTGACTGTTCATGCCGTCGGTGTCGGTGAATTTGCCGATGGCGATGATGTCGTAGTCGCCCGTCACTTCGTAGACGGAGATCATCTGCTTCTGTTCGCGGAGGCGCTCGGTGATTTCCGGGAGGGCACTCCCCTCGACCTTGAGTTGAATAATCGCCGTCACGTCGTAGCCGAGAGCGTCGTAGTTCACACGCGGGGTGTACCCCTCGATCACGCCCTCGTCCTCTAAGTCGCGGAGGTGGTTCGAGACTGTCGTGACCGAGACATCGAGTTCCTCCGCAAGACTTCGAAGACTCGCTCGACCGTCGCCGAGGAGCGCGTTGATGAGTTTCGCATCGAGGTTTTCGTACGTCATCAAAGCGACCCACTCACTCGGGGCATTAGAATTTTACGAATATCCAGTTCTGGGAGACTCACACACGAGTTGCACTAAGCGATAACATCTTAATGGTGGCTGTTGTCAGAAACTCCTGTTCAGGAAGATGACGGACGATAATGCGAACTCAGACGCTGTAACCGACGGGGGACTCTCCGCGAAAGCTCAAGCGGTTGTTGACGAAATCGAGGAGAAGGAAGTCGATTTCCTTCGGCTTCAGTTCACCGATATCCTCGGTACCGTAAAGAACGTGGCCGTTCCGGCGACACAGGCCGAGAAGGCATTCACTGAAGGGATCTACTTCGACGGGTCGTCCATCGAAGGCTTCGTGCGCATTCAGGAATCCGACATGCGCCTCAAGCCCGACCCCGAGACGTTCGCCATCCTGCCGTGGCGCGACGGCCGGTCGGCACGTCTCATCTGCGACGTCATCAACACCAGTACGGGGAAACCGTTCGAGGGTGACCCGCGCTACGTTCTCAAGCAGGCCATCAAACGCGCAAACGAGATGGGCTACAAGATCAACGCCGCGCCCGAACCCGAGTTCTTCCTCTTCGAGGAGGACGAAGAAGGTCGCGCGACGACGAAGACGAACGACGCTGGCGGCTACTTCGACCTCGCGCCGAAAGACCTCGCCTCCGACGTTCGCCGCGACATCATCTACGGCCTCGAAAGCATGGGCTTCGAGATAGAGGCCAGCCACCACGAGGTCGCAGAAGGCCAACACGAGATCAACTTCGAGTACGACGACGCTCTCACAACCGCCGACAACGTCGGAACGTTCCGGACGGTCGTCCGCGCTATCGCCGCGCAGCACGACCTGCACGCGACGTTCATGCCCAAGCCCATCGCCCGCATCAACGGCTCCGGCATGCACACTCACCTGTCGCTTTTCACCGAGGACGGCGAGAACGCGTTCCACGACGAGGACGACGAGTTCAACCTCTCTGAGACGGCAAAGCAGTTCACTGCCGGGATCCTCGAACACGCGCCCGCAATCACGGCTGTGTCGAACCCGACGGTGAACTCCTACAAACGTCTCGTCCCGGGCTACGAGGCACCCGTCTACGTCGCGTGGTCCGACCGCAACCGCTCGGCGCTCATCCGCAAACCGGCCGCACGCGTCCCGGCCGCAAGCCGTATCGAGGCACGCTTCCCCGACCCGTCCTGTAACCCGTACCTCGCCTTCGCCGCACTCATCCACGCCGGTCTCAACGGCATCGAGCGCGGACTGGAGTGCGACGACCCGGTTCGTGAGAACATCTACGAGTTCGACGAAGCCAAACGCGAAGAGTACGGCATCGAGACGCTTCCGGCGAACCTCGGCGAAGCAATCGACGCCCTGCAAGAGGACGAAGTCGTGCAGGACGCACTCGGGGAACACATCTACGAGAAGTTCGTCGAGGCGAAATCCCAAGAGTACGACGAGTTCCGTGTGGATGTTTCCCAGTGGGAACTCGACAAGTACCTCGAGAAGTTCTAAACGGCCTCCAAGCCCGCGTTCCGCTTTTTTCCGCCGTTACTCAAATAGTGACGACACTGCGACTGGAAGCGACAACAGCGTGACACCGCCGAACGCTCCGGCCGCAACGAAGGCGAGCGATCCCATCGACAGTTCTGCGACGGCCGCCATCACGACCAGCGGAAGCGGAAACGCCACAGCACCGACGACGACCGAGCGCGTGGACAGGTCGCCGTTCGTGTCGAGAGCGGCGCGACCGAGAACCGACCAGATGGCCGCGCCGCCGACGGCAGTCCCGACGCCGAGGAGAACCTCGATCTCTATCGGGTTCGTGAAGGCGGCAGCGGCGCTGATGACGCCGCCGGCGAGATAGCACATGATGACAGTACGATCCGACGGGGCGGCAGGGCGTCGGAGGCCGGGTCCCGCAGCGAAGACGATAGCGAGGAAGGCGACGCCGACGGTAACACCGGCGATCACGTCCGCGAGGTAGTGGACGCCGATAATGACGCGCGAGGCAGCGACGGCCACGACGGCGGCGGCGGCAACGCCGAGGCGGAGACGGCGACGGCCGACGTTGGCTGCGAGGGCGGTCCCACCCCAGAACACCGTGGCACCGAGCGTGTGTCCGCTGGGAAAGCCGTAGCCCGGTTCGGCCGCCCCCGGTGGGCGCGGAAGCGCGAACAGTTCCTTGAGACCGACGGTGAGACCGACCGCGCCGAGTCCGAGGCCGAGAACGAACGCCGCCGCCGAGCGGTCGATGCCGATGCGTTCACCGACGACGTAGGCGAACGAGACGCCGAACAGACAGACCCACGGGTCACCGAGGTGTGTGAGTACGGAGAACAACGAAACGATGGTATCCGGTATCGACTCGACAACAGCGAGTTCACCCACGCCGCGGGAAGCGAACGTGAGACCGCCAGCTCCAGCCAACGCGCCGCCCGACGCGCTCGCGGCGGCCGAGGAGTGCGTGTACATCACCCCGTGAGTGGCGGGGCGAACGACAAATAACCGAGGGTGTCGAGAGCGGCCGCCACACCCGTCAGGTCAGGGTTGCCGAGAAAACAGCCGCCTCAGGACCGCTTGTCACGAACCCAGTCGAGGAAACGGCCGGGAACGCCAAGCGCGTCCAGTCCCGCACCGAAGAGAACGAACAGGACGTAGAGTCCGAGCGTCGAGAGGTACGTGATGAGCATGGCGATGACGGCGAGCAAGTCGTCTTGAATGAGATAGAACGCCGCGATAGTGACGGCCGTCCCGTAGAGGAGGACGAGGTACGGTCCCCACCCGCGGGCTCTGCCCTGTCGCATCTGCCGACGCACGTAGCGTTTCAACTCCGACTCCACGTCCGGACGTTCGACGGTCCGTTCCTGTACGTCCGACTCGAACGCGTCGAGGTCAGCGCGAAGTTCCGCTACGCGATCTTCCAGTTCTTCGATGTCGGGCGCGCCGCGAGGCTCGACATCCGTCTCGCCCGACTCCTCACTCCGGGGTGCGTCGTCCACGCTCATCGTCCGGTCGGTTGGTCGTTCCCGTGTGTGTTGTACCTGCCGGTCTACGGGGCCGCCGTCGTCCGGTCCGGGCGTCACCTTTTCGGCGAGAACAGCATTGATCACAGCACCCGTGAGAATGAGAATACCCGAAAAGTAGAACCACGTCACGAGGAGCAGTATTGCGCCGAGTGCGCCCGCAACGGACGCCCCCGCCGTGGACGCGTAGATGCCGAACACAGCACCGAGTACGGCCCACCCGACGGCCGCAAACAGCGTCCCCGGAAGCGCCTCGCGGACAGTGAGTCCAGCATCGGGAAAGATGTAGTAAAACGGAAAAAACGCCGCGATGAGGAGGCCGAAGAGCAACAGCGGACTGAGAACTCCAACGAACGGAATATCGAGAATAGCAACAACCGTCGTCGCGAGTGCGACGCCAATCGTTCCGGCTCCGAGCGAACCGAGAGCGATGAGACCGTCTCTGAGTTGATCGACGATTCCGCCCGTCTCCGAGCCATAGATGCGCGAGAAGGCGATATCGAGCCCGCGAAACAGTTTGAGCGCACCCCACAGCGTGACGGCGAGACTCACTACCGACAGCGCCCCCTGTCCCGTCGGATCCTCAAGTGCGCTGGCGACGATTTCGGACCCGGCCGGAAGGAGATACTGCTGTGCGAGGTCCAACACGTACGCCCTGAGTGCCTCGCCGCCGACGAACGAAGCAACGACGAGACCGAGTGTGAGAAGCGGAACGAGCGAAACGAGCGTGTAGTAAGAGATGCTCGCCGCCAAAAACGTCACCTCGCGTTCTTGGATGGTCTCGATCACCGACCGAACGACGGAAATCTGATTCCGAATCCGAACGCTCACGCTCTCCTTTCGGCAGACGGACACAAGAAGTTACTTGCCCCCGACAGGTTCTGAAACGACTTCTCAGTCGTCGGTTCCGTCCCAAGGGTCGGTGTCGCCCAACCGTCGCTATCAGTTGTCGCTGTCGGTCGTCACCGCTCGCATCTCCTCGATAGTTGCGTTCGTCTTGAACGCGGTCCCCGAGTAGTGCGCCTGTGTCGCTTCGTAGCCGGCATCTCTGAGTTCTGCGAGGAAGTCGTCCATACTCGTCGCCGACCGGGACCACATCTTGCAGAGGCGGTGTTGGTCGTAGTGTGTCGGCCGGTCAAGTTCGCCTGCGACGGTTTCGAGCATCGACCGGGCACGCTTTTTTTCGCCCATCTCTTCTGTGATGTGGTCGCGGACCCGGCGAGTAAAGTCGGGGTCGCAGACGGGACCGAGATAGAGCGGCCCCGCGACGAGCGTCCGGGAACTTCCGCAGGCCGGGCAGTCGTCCGGCGGATGGGCGATAAGGCCGAACTCGTGATCGCGTTCGAGACAGTCCTCGCAGTGGTAGACGTACCCCAACTGCTCTACGAGTTCGTCCGCTTTGGTCGCCCGACCGTCGAGTTCGAGGTACGTGCGGGCGTAGTGTCGCGTCACGTGTGAGAGGATGGGGACCGCGGCCTTGTCGTATCGCGCGGCAGTCCGAATCATCGCCGAGAGGAGAACGCGCAGACCCATCTCTGGGTGATAGTCGGTGTTCTGCGGGAGCGTGCTGTACTTCCGGATGCCGGATTTCTGGTGTGCGCCACAGAGCGGTGCAGTGTCGGTGGCAGTAACGCAGACCAGATCCCGTGTGTTAGCGAACGCCGCGTCCGCGAAGGGAATCGGCGTGCCGAAGGGGTCTAAGTCCACGATATCGAACACCGAGTCGTACATGAGAGCGTTCGCGTTTCGGTGGACCGCCTCGCCATCCAACTCGTTCCGTTCGAGGTTCCGGCGAGCGAGTTCGACGGCCGACTCATCGAGGTCCGCGCAAGTCACGTCGAACCCCTCCGCAGCGGCGCGAACACCTCGAATGCCACTTGCGGCCATCGCATCCAGATACGACTCCGCGCGGTCGTCGCGTTCGCGGTACGCCCGAAGCGTGGCGACGGTCACGTCGCGGTTGAGTTCCTGCGTCGGGTTGTAGAACACATCGTCGCCCGCGCCCTCCGACGCGCCGTCGCGGGCACCGGGAACCTCCACCTCGATGCCGCCCTCACGTACGTCCATGTTCCGAGGAGCGGTCCCCGCGGCGAAAAGCGATACGATGCGTTCGGATCAGCGGGACCACGAGACGGAGGCGGTACGGGCGCAGTCATCGGTGGCGTTTTGTCCGATACCGGCCAACTTCGGAGTGTGCGAAAGGTGGGTGACGGCTCCGACGACGGGGGCGACGAGGAGGCTTCTGCCGCGGAAGCGACGGCCACAGACGGATCAGCGTCGGAATTCGTCGTCCCTACTGAAACCGAGAACGACCGCGAGACCGAGTGGCGGCGAGCGCTCGCGGAGGCGGGCGAACTCACGCCCGATGTCGTCGATGCGGTCGCCACCATCCACGACAAGCGCGGAGTGCGTGCCATCGAAGCCGTCTCCGAGGGGCGGGTGAAGCGCTACCGAGATTTTACTGTCGTCGTCGGACACGCCGCCGAGTACGTCGTCGAGGACGGCGGGTGTACCTGTAAAGATAGTTCGTACAACCTCGATCCCGAAGACGACGGCCAGCGCTGTTGGCACGTTCTCGCCGCCGCCGTCGCCGAGCGAATCGGCGAAGTCGATCATCACGACATGTGGTACTCAGACGTACGCGAGTTCATCTGAGCGACGACACGTGCGAATTCGTTTGCGTTCGGCGCGTTTCACAGGTCGGTGAACCACCGTAGTCAGTCTACGTCACTGAAATATCAAGTCGCTTCCTCCGCAACGTTTTCCCACCGGGTGCCCGAAGCTTCGAACAAGATGCCCACCATCGACGAGAAGCGCGTCTACACTGACAACACCGGAACGGAGACCGTCTTCGTCGCAAGCGACGCGGGCGTCGTTGCCGTCTCCGTCTCGGACGACCTCGTGGGGGGATTCGGCATCGCGCACCGCTGTCACGCCCGCGACGTGGCTGTCGGGACTGAGACGCTGGCAGTCGCCACCGACGAGGACGTGTTCTGTGCCGACCTGACGACGACCGACAGCGCGGACGACCTCGCGTTCGAGGCGACCGAGTTTGGCCCCGCCACCGCCGTCGGATTCGACGGCAAAACGCTCCTCGCAGGCGACGAGGAGGGTCGAGTCGGACGATTCGACAGCGAGTGGACAGACCTCGGACGTGCAGAACCGGTTCGGGCTATCGACGGTCCACTCGTCGCCGCCGCCGACGGTGTCCACCGAGTCGAAGCCGACAGTCTCGCGCCAGTCGGACTTGACAACGCGTATGACGTTGTGGGACGCGACCCGCTCGCCGCCACTGAAACCGGACTGTACAAACTCGGAAACGGCTGGATGGACGTTCTTAACGGCGCGTTCGAGACGGTGACTGCGGACGGAGACGGCCGCGCACACGCCGTTGGCGGCGGGCATCTGTTCGCCCGCAGTGAAAGCGGCGAATGGACACCGGAACCCGTCCCCGTTGCCGAAGGCGTGGCCGCCGTCACTTACGGACCGGAAGCAACGTACGCCGTCACCACTCCCGGGACGTTCCTCGTCCGTCTCCCGGGGTCGGAGTGGCGGCACCAGATGCTCGGCCTACAGGGCGTCACCGCCGCGGCAGTCGTCTAAAGCGCCGGTCGCAGTCGCGGTAATCGACGTATCTACGTCGTGACGAGTCCACGCGGAGACGAAAACGGGTTTAACGCGCGACGAAAACTCTCCCAACATGATTGTACCCGGCGCATCTTCGCAGGCGCTCGCCGCGGCATTGGCGAGGGCGATAGACGAACCACTCGCGGCCGTCGAGTACGACCGCTTCCCTGACGGCGAAACGCTGGCCGCCGTCCCCGACTTCGACGACGACAGAGCCATCATCGTGGCGACGACCGACTCGAACGACGCGTGGGTGGAACTACTCCAACTGCAAGACGCCGTCCGCGAGGCGGGCGCGACCGAAGTCGTGACCGTCATCCCGTACATGGGCTACGCTCGGCAGGACAAGGCGTTCGAAGACGGCCACCCCGTCTCGGCGCGCGCGACGGCGCAGGCCGTCTCAACGGGTGCCGACCGTGTCGTCCTCGTCAATCCACACGAAGACGACATCTCCTCGTTCTTCGACGGGCACGTCACGATTGTCGATGCGGCGGCCAATCTCGCAGACCCGCTTCCCGACGACTTGGACGACCCGCTGTTTCTGTCGCCGGACGCCGGCGCTATCGACCTCGCAGAGAGCGTCTGTGACGCCTACGGCCGCGGCGATGTCGATTACTTCGAGAAGGTGCGTCACTCGGGGACGGACGTAGAGATAACACCCAGCGACGCGGACGCCACGGACCGCGACGTGGTCATCGTAGACGACATTATCGCAACCGGTTCGACGGTGAGTCAGGCGGTCAACCACCTCAATTCGGACGGTGCGCGAAACGTCTTTGCCGCCTGTGTCCACCCGCTACTGGTTCGGAACGCCCGTACGAAACTCGAACGCGCCGGTATCGAGCAAATCGTCGGAACGGACACCGTCGAACGCGACGTGAGCATCGTCAGCGTCGCTCCCTCCGTCGCCGCCGCTGTCGAAGCAGTCACACAGTAGCACGACGCAACACATCTACGGAGCGAAACGTTTGTATCGATTACCGAACCACCTCGAAGTATGGCACACGAACGCTTCGATTATCCACAACTAACTAAATTCGGCGTCGGCCTCGGACTCACACTGTTTGCCGTCGGCGCACTGGGGACGATTGTTGCCCCCTCCTTCGTCGGTCCGCTTCCGGCGTGGGAAGAGTCGCTCCTATTCGACGCCGAGGCAATCGGCGTTCTCCTCACCCTTCTCTCGCCGTTCGTCTTCGGCATTCTCCTGCCGCTGACCGAGTGAATCGCTGTCCGCTCGTCAGCCGCGACACGGAGAGCGACTCGTATCCGGCGGCTTCGCACGACGTTACCGAACTACGATAGCTCAGACTTCGAAGACGACGGAGTCCCGTTTTGGTTATGACGTTCCAGCGTGACGGCCCATGCAATGGCACCGTCGGAACGTGAGGGCCGACCACCCCATCGAAATGACGGCGACTCTCATTTCCCCGAAACGGACTCGGCGTTCGTTCTCGACGCCGACTGCACGCGATGTCCGGAACTCGTCGCGTGCCGAACGCGAATCTCGTGGGGGAACGGGTCGTCGGACGCGTCAGTGATGGTCGTCGGGGAGGCACCCGGTGCGGGCGACCCCGATGCCGAACAGTGGCAAGGTGGGAATCACACCGGGATGGCGTACACGACGCGGCATTCCGGCAGGCGGATTCGAAAGCTCATCGCGGCCGCGGGACACGCCGATGCGTACTACACGAACGCGGTGAAGTGTGTTCCGTGCGACGGCGACGGGTCGAACCGCGAACCGACAGCCACGGAGCGTGCGAACTGCCGGACGCACCTCGACACCGAACTCGATGCAATCGAACCCGAAGTAGTCGTCTCGACGGGCAAGCATGCGACGGCGACGATGCTCGCATTCGACGGACGGGAACTGGACGGCTTTCTCGACACTGTGTTGGATCCGGTCGAACTCGACGCGTTCGACGTGATGCTGCTCCCCCTTCTACATCCCTCCTATCAGGACGTGTGGCTCTCACGCCTCGGCTACACGGAATCAGAGTACCGCGAAGCGATTCGAGAACGGCTTCCGTGAGCCGTCCGATCAGTGAGTTCGCGGACGCGTCTCGTCGCCAGGTGGAAACGCTCATAGCCGTGCCACCGCTAGCGTCAGGCGATGGCTACGACGCGTTCGCCGCTGGCCGTTCTCGCGGGACTCGTCCTCGTCGCGTTCATCCCGCTCGTAGTGATGTGGGTTACGGTCATGGGGTGGGACAACCTCGGCTACTTGCTCTACTTCGCGATCTACTTCGTCGTCATCCACATCCTCCTTCCATCACGGGTGTACATCCACGCCCGCGATCACGGGAGCAATGCGAAACTCGCGTGGACCGCACTCGCGTTCTTCATCCCGTTGGTCGGCGCACTCGTCTACTTCCTCGTCAACATGGCGTTCAGACGAATCGAAGCCGCGGGTTAGATGAGAACGAGTAACCCAAACACGACAGCAGAACACAAACCGAGCGTAACGAAAACAAAGAGACCGCCGAGACGGGCGGCTTGAATTCGGTCTTTGGGGGCGGCCTGATATCCGAGTCTGCACGACAGTCCGCCGATCAGCGCACAAGGAAGAGTATCGTCAGTACGACGCCGTACGTCGCCCCCGAGGCGAAAAGCGTCGCTGTTCCACCGACACCGACGCGCTGTATCCGGTCTTCAGTCGCCGCTTGATACCCCCGAGCGAACAGGAAGATAGCGGCGAGAAGAGCAAGCGATCCGCCGGTAACGTACAAGAGCGTGATCTCTTGGGCACGCGTGATGAGTCGATACCGTATGCCAACGAGAATGCGAACCGGAGCGCTGCGAACAGCATCCCACCGAGAGCGGTCAACGCGACGTGGTTCGGTACCAACTCGGGAGTGGGTCCGGCTTCGACGGCAGCACGAAACCGCTCGGAGAAAACGAAGGGGAGCGTGGCCAGACCGGAAACCATCCCGAGACCACTGCCGAAGACGACGTCGAAGATGAATTGGAAGACGAGGAAGTACGAGAACGACATACAGCGCGGTTAGTGTCAATAGGGTTTAATTATTTGGTCCGCTCGCATACACTCTTGTCTTGTCTGCTCGATGCCGTCCTGTTCTGTACCGCCTCCGCTGTCACCGACTCTCACTGCGTGTCTCGGCGCGGTGTTCGGAGATAATGCGGTCAACCATCTGCGACTGCTGTTCTTTCCGTCGTTCCTCTGCACGCCGTTCCCAGTCCTCGATGAGCGCCGAGACGTCGCTCTCGCGGGCGACAGCCAGTTCGTCTATCTCCTGCATCGTCACATTCTCCGCCGGGCCGACCGGAATCTCGTGTTCGAACAGTATCTCGTCGGCGGCGTCCGAGAGACCGCCGGTCCGAATAACGGCCCGCGGGTTCGTCTCCGCGAGGCGTTCGGCAGTCGAGTGCCCCGCACCGGAGGCATCGCGGAGATACACCACGTCGCCCGACGCCAGTCCGTACTCCTCGTCGGCGCGTTCGATAGCGTCCTTGGTGAACTGCTCGACCACCTTCACGGGGACGAGATTCTTGTTCGTGTTCACGTCCGCGAAGTTCGAGTGATCGAGTTTCCACAGGCGCTTGAGCCGTTCTATCTTTCCCGTGAGTTCCTCGTTTTCCTCACGGAGCGACTCCAGTTTCCGTTCGAGACGGTTGTTGTCGCGTTCGAGGCGTTGGACTTCGCGGCGCTCGCGCGCCTCGCGCCGTTCCTCACGCTTGGCCTCCGAAAGCTCCGTTTTGTACTCTTCGATGGTCTCGTCTTTCTCCGCGATAGTCGCTTCGAGACTCTCAGTGTGCGACTCAAGCCGCTCGACGCGGCGCTCTAACCGACGGATCTTCTTCTCCTCGTCGGTCAGTTCGCGCTCTTCGTGGGTCGATTCGTCGTCCTCGTCGCTCTCGTCATCACCAGTTATCTCGCGGAGGACGGCCTCAACCGACTCCTCGCCTGCGACGACGCGGGCGATGACCTCGCCGCGTTCGATGTTCGGCGGCACTTTCTGCGAGATGCGCTGGAACTGATCTTCGTGAGCGTCAAAGGCGAACAGAGCGGCGGCGAGTGCATCTCGTTCGTGGTCGTTTTCGTACCCCACATCGCGCGTTCGATGCAGTTTCTCGTCTACCGGGAGGTCAGTTTCTGGAATCCATGCCGCGGCGTCGAAACTCCGTCGGAACTTCTCGACCGTCTCGGGCATCGGTTCCACATCGGCGGCGACGATGACCGGTCGTCCGCGTTCGATGAGCCATTCGATAACGTCGGCGGTGTCGGCGGTTCGCGTCGAGTGGACATCGAGTTTGTTGCCGTCCAAGTCCACGACGGCCGCCGCAGTAGTCGTGCCGGGGTCGATGCCGACGATAACGTGGTCCCGACGTTTGACGAGCGGTTCGAACTCGATACCGTCGCGGCGTTCGCGTTCGATTTCGACGCGCGTATCGCCCGAGCGTCCGCTGGAGACGGGGATGTCATCCGGCCGCCCTTCGACGGTAAAGATGGCGTTCGAGTAGCCGCCGTACTTCTCCGTCGCATCAACGTCGTACTCCAATCCCGCCTGCTTCAATCGGTCCGCGATCTCCCGACTCCGGCGCTTGACGGAGCCGTGAATACGACGAGTGTAACGATCCTGACTCCACCCGCCTTTCCCCGTCGAGCGGCCGCGCGACACTTTCACCGTCGTCGTGTTGGTGAAGGCAGACACCTCGTACCCGACGTTGACCGCCGCGAGTCGTGCCGCCGCCTCGGCCTCCTTCATCGGCTTCTTGCCGTAGGGGACGCCGTGACGGGAGGCCACCCGCGAAAGAGGTTCGGGGCGCTCTGCGCCGGTTACCTGCACCAGTTTCGTCTCCGTGGGAAGCGAACGGAGAAAGTGGACGAGTTCGTCTTTGTCCGCGGCCAACTCGTACATGTTGTCCGTAGCGAGGATGGCCGGTTGCTCTCGTTCGACGAGTCGTCGTAGTTTCCGGTGCGAAACTACGTCTCGGTCGAT
It contains:
- a CDS encoding iron-containing alcohol dehydrogenase, coding for MPKVLCAECGRDVGMHELEAKTTTQRDGFDTRYRCPYCRTDIEDVTSQFV
- the lrp gene encoding HTH-type transcriptional regulator Lrp, with protein sequence MTYENLDAKLINALLGDGRASLRSLAEELDVSVTTVSNHLRDLEDEGVIEGYTPRVNYDALGYDVTAIIQLKVEGSALPEITERLREQKQMISVYEVTGDYDIIAIGKFTDTDGMNSQIKQLLTDADIRESNTSVVLNAVVENEQFDLDIDE
- the glnA gene encoding type I glutamate--ammonia ligase; protein product: MTDDNANSDAVTDGGLSAKAQAVVDEIEEKEVDFLRLQFTDILGTVKNVAVPATQAEKAFTEGIYFDGSSIEGFVRIQESDMRLKPDPETFAILPWRDGRSARLICDVINTSTGKPFEGDPRYVLKQAIKRANEMGYKINAAPEPEFFLFEEDEEGRATTKTNDAGGYFDLAPKDLASDVRRDIIYGLESMGFEIEASHHEVAEGQHEINFEYDDALTTADNVGTFRTVVRAIAAQHDLHATFMPKPIARINGSGMHTHLSLFTEDGENAFHDEDDEFNLSETAKQFTAGILEHAPAITAVSNPTVNSYKRLVPGYEAPVYVAWSDRNRSALIRKPAARVPAASRIEARFPDPSCNPYLAFAALIHAGLNGIERGLECDDPVRENIYEFDEAKREEYGIETLPANLGEAIDALQEDEVVQDALGEHIYEKFVEAKSQEYDEFRVDVSQWELDKYLEKF
- a CDS encoding phosphatase PAP2 family protein, which codes for MYTHSSAAASASGGALAGAGGLTFASRGVGELAVVESIPDTIVSLFSVLTHLGDPWVCLFGVSFAYVVGERIGIDRSAAAFVLGLGLGAVGLTVGLKELFALPRPPGAAEPGYGFPSGHTLGATVFWGGTALAANVGRRRLRLGVAAAAVVAVAASRVIIGVHYLADVIAGVTVGVAFLAIVFAAGPGLRRPAAPSDRTVIMCYLAGGVISAAAAFTNPIEIEVLLGVGTAVGGAAIWSVLGRAALDTNGDLSTRSVVVGAVAFPLPLVVMAAVAELSMGSLAFVAAGAFGGVTLLSLPVAVSSLFE
- a CDS encoding YihY/virulence factor BrkB family protein — its product is MSVRIRNQISVVRSVIETIQEREVTFLAASISYYTLVSLVPLLTLGLVVASFVGGEALRAYVLDLAQQYLLPAGSEIVASALEDPTGQGALSVVSLAVTLWGALKLFRGLDIAFSRIYGSETGGIVDQLRDGLIALGSLGAGTIGVALATTVVAILDIPFVGVLSPLLLFGLLIAAFFPFYYIFPDAGLTVREALPGTLFAAVGWAVLGAVFGIYASTAGASVAGALGAILLLVTWFYFSGILILTGAVINAVLAEKVTPGPDDGGPVDRQVQHTRERPTDRTMSVDDAPRSEESGETDVEPRGAPDIEELEDRVAELRADLDAFESDVQERTVERPDVESELKRYVRRQMRQGRARGWGPYLVLLYGTAVTIAAFYLIQDDLLAVIAMLITYLSTLGLYVLFVLFGAGLDALGVPGRFLDWVRDKRS
- a CDS encoding tRNA (guanine(26)-N(2))-dimethyltransferase, coding for MDVREGGIEVEVPGARDGASEGAGDDVFYNPTQELNRDVTVATLRAYRERDDRAESYLDAMAASGIRGVRAAAEGFDVTCADLDESAVELARRNLERNELDGEAVHRNANALMYDSVFDIVDLDPFGTPIPFADAAFANTRDLVCVTATDTAPLCGAHQKSGIRKYSTLPQNTDYHPEMGLRVLLSAMIRTAARYDKAAVPILSHVTRHYARTYLELDGRATKADELVEQLGYVYHCEDCLERDHEFGLIAHPPDDCPACGSSRTLVAGPLYLGPVCDPDFTRRVRDHITEEMGEKKRARSMLETVAGELDRPTHYDQHRLCKMWSRSATSMDDFLAELRDAGYEATQAHYSGTAFKTNATIEEMRAVTTDSDN
- a CDS encoding HVO_0234 family beta-propeller protein, whose product is MPTIDEKRVYTDNTGTETVFVASDAGVVAVSVSDDLVGGFGIAHRCHARDVAVGTETLAVATDEDVFCADLTTTDSADDLAFEATEFGPATAVGFDGKTLLAGDEEGRVGRFDSEWTDLGRAEPVRAIDGPLVAAADGVHRVEADSLAPVGLDNAYDVVGRDPLAATETGLYKLGNGWMDVLNGAFETVTADGDGRAHAVGGGHLFARSESGEWTPEPVPVAEGVAAVTYGPEATYAVTTPGTFLVRLPGSEWRHQMLGLQGVTAAAVV
- a CDS encoding ribose-phosphate diphosphokinase, whose product is MIVPGASSQALAAALARAIDEPLAAVEYDRFPDGETLAAVPDFDDDRAIIVATTDSNDAWVELLQLQDAVREAGATEVVTVIPYMGYARQDKAFEDGHPVSARATAQAVSTGADRVVLVNPHEDDISSFFDGHVTIVDAAANLADPLPDDLDDPLFLSPDAGAIDLAESVCDAYGRGDVDYFEKVRHSGTDVEITPSDADATDRDVVIVDDIIATGSTVSQAVNHLNSDGARNVFAACVHPLLVRNARTKLERAGIEQIVGTDTVERDVSIVSVAPSVAAAVEAVTQ
- a CDS encoding DUF7860 family protein; translated protein: MAHERFDYPQLTKFGVGLGLTLFAVGALGTIVAPSFVGPLPAWEESLLFDAEAIGVLLTLLSPFVFGILLPLTE